From one Solanum lycopersicum chromosome 12, SLM_r2.1 genomic stretch:
- the LOC104645174 gene encoding uncharacterized protein, translating into MNEVGKDEYLCISFNNYGLVPDIAAKISDECQAEENNSEEDFEFSLASENSDKSIAKFIYDTPTKFQQPIFPLFNRDLLLSDSDLNDIDKSTPLKKLYLEKNKSLEETIPATSYCMRKSKISEPSPRKWNKSKSTGFGPRIRDLLWRSNSGGKEKDNFLFLTRKAKSKNSNEVWKTDGKLLKETKNSRGEKGLPAAESTHRIFCYLYG; encoded by the coding sequence ATGAACGAAGTTGGAAAAGATGAATATTTGTGCATCAGTTTCAACAACTATGGACTTGTACCGGATATTGCTGCTAAAATCTCCGATGAATGTCAGGCGGAGGAGAACAATAGCGAAGAGGACTTTGAATTCTCGTTAGCCTCTGAAAATTCGGATAAATCAATTGCGAAATTCATCTATGACACTCCGACTAAATTCCAGCAGCCAATTTTCCCTCTTTTCAATAGGGATCTATTGTTAAGTGATTCAGATTTGAATGATATTGATAAATCAACTCCGCTGAAGAAATTGTatctagaaaaaaataaatcattggAGGAGACGATACCTGCCACAAGTTACTGTATGAGGAAGTCGAAGATAAGTGAGCCATCACCAAGGAAATGGAATAAAAGTAAATCAACTGGATTTGGGCCGAGGATCCGAGATCTGTTATGGAGGAGTAATAGTGGAGGGAAGGAAAAGGACAATTTTCTATTTCTCACAAGAAAAGCAAAATCAAAAAATTCCAATGAGGTTTGGAAGACGGACGGGAAATTATTGAAGGAGACGAAAAACAGCAGAGGAGAGAAGGGTTTACCGGCTGCGGAAAGCACTCATAGGATTTTTTGCTATTTGTATGGGTAG